A stretch of DNA from Solea solea chromosome 20, fSolSol10.1, whole genome shotgun sequence:
CGGACCAGGACCTGGACACAGCGCGCTCTCAGGACCTGGACACGGCCCTCCGTCTGCCGTTACCTGGTGTCGGGTTGGCGGTCGGCTGCGTCTCGTTGTCTTGCAGGATGGAGTTGATGaaggtggtgggagagagggGCGTGTCCACAGGTGTAGCTCCACCCTCCAGAACAGGACACACCTCCACATCAGGACTGGGCAGGTCATCTTTGATGTCAACCAACTGACTCTCACTGCAAGTGAAGAACAGCGTTAGGGAGTGCACGGTCGCCGGCCGTCCACAGGACGTATGATGTCATTGGTCCTCACCCTGCGTCCGTCCAATCACTGGCCACGCCCTCTGTAATAGGCGAGGTCAACTCAGTGATGTCAGAGATGATGGGTCCAGAAGAGATGGGTGAGTCGGCAGAAAGGAGACTGGCTGCAGCCTGAGAAGGAAGTGACGGAAATAACCTGCAtgagaccagaaccagaaccgaACTGGACCACAACAGGTGAGTCAGTGTCAGTTTACCTGCATGTGCTCCAGTGAGAGCGGACGACTGTATTTGGGCAGGGAGTGGGCGGAGCTGGAGTCGTTCAGCATCAGTGGACTGCAGAGGCAAATAAACACGGTCACACATctacagtacagtgtgtagtATTTGTAGTGTTTTGTGTCGTGAACGTGGTAAACTTGCATCTTCCTCTTCACTCCCAAGATCCTGTTGGTTTGGATGAGAGACACCAGGAACTGGATCAACTGTGGAGTGAGAGAAGATCATTCATGTTTCCAGGTTCCATGAACATGAGTAGTATTTATAGTCGAAGTGTTCAAAGTATTGTAGAAATATTTGAGTACTACCTTGTTGACAACTTTCTGTTGTTGGGAGTGTTTCTGTCTCAGACTGGCCACCTCCCTCCACAGAGCCTCGTTCTCactgaaacacagacatgcaTGTCAGGTCCTGGTCTACAGTTTAATGAGATTCTGGTTCTGGTCTACAGTTTAATGAGGTTCTGGTCTACAGTTTAATGAGGTTCTGGTCTACAGTTTAATGAGGTTCTGGTCTACAGCTGAGGTTCTGGTCTCACTGTTTCATGGTGTTGATCCTGGAGTCGatggtttcctgttttcctttCATCAGCTGAACGTCGCTCAGGATCTTGTTCACTTCTTCTGTGGAGATCTTCACTTCGTCCGGACGCACCGAGGACACCtggaccaatcacagcacagagggGCCGTTACCATGGAGACACAAACCTGAGGACAGTGTCTTAGAACAAGCACAAACTGTGCTCTTATTCAGGGAACCACCTGACCAGGACCAATCAGCTGCCAGGATACAGCTagacacccccacacacacacacgtggtcaacgtctccctcacacacacacacacacaggtgcgtATAGAAGGTTGGGCTCGTACATACGTTGACTTTACGTTTGATGTTCTCCAGCAGATGTTCCTCTCCTCTGATGAAGAACGGGTGCTGGAACTCGGTGTCGTCTCTCTCTGGTTTCAGTAAACCGCCCTGCTCGATGTGGACCACCTTCCTGAAACCGTCTGTACACAGGTGTGTTCACGTGAACGGCAGGGTCACGCGcgcttctcacacacacacacacacactcacgcgcgGAGCAGCAGACGCTCATACTCACACATGTTGAGTTGTCTGATGAAACTCgccatgttgttgtgtttgaagaACTTTGGCAGAACTTCTTTGGAGAAGCGACCCTGGTCAAACACGTGGAAACTGCTTCCGctctgacacaaacaaacaaactcgtAAACAACTTTATTTCCGGTCAAAACACagcatgttagcatgttagcagaCAGCTAACGGACGTTAGCCGCAGCTCGGTGCGTTAGTACCGGGCTCCAGCAGATCAGCGGGTCCGTGTCTGGATCTTCAACCAGAGTCCACAGTTTAGTGAGGAAGGCCGGGACGTTTCCAGCGGGAAGCACCgccccaccccctcctcctccgggATACTCCATCGAACATACAACAATCAAACGCTCACTGGATTATTAATCTGACACACTGTAGTTAAT
This window harbors:
- the hsf1 gene encoding heat shock factor protein 1 isoform X1, translating into MEYPGGGGGGAVLPAGNVPAFLTKLWTLVEDPDTDPLICWSPSGSSFHVFDQGRFSKEVLPKFFKHNNMASFIRQLNMYGFRKVVHIEQGGLLKPERDDTEFQHPFFIRGEEHLLENIKRKVNVSSVRPDEVKISTEEVNKILSDVQLMKGKQETIDSRINTMKHENEALWREVASLRQKHSQQQKVVNKLIQFLVSLIQTNRILGVKRKIPLMLNDSSSAHSLPKYSRPLSLEHMQAAASLLSADSPISSGPIISDITELTSPITEGVASDWTDAGESQLVDIKDDLPSPDVEVCPVLEGGATPVDTPLSPTTFINSILQDNETQPTANPTPAIVEMSSASSGPLPPAPTSQSSSPLSSLISGSSPTQQKCQTIACIDRPLPPPSAGGFSPDIWRLVSSSADKSELCSHVDTVDNSLENLQTVLNTQTFTFDTMPLLEFLGSSSSSGEFDLDSLDNLLSDELPKDTGGSSSMSDTGKQLVQYTATPPEADLPSLLELAEPFLSPDPPTDDPAAALLSHAHHDSDL
- the hsf1 gene encoding heat shock factor protein 1 isoform X2, encoding MEYPGGGGGGAVLPAGNVPAFLTKLWTLVEDPDTDPLICWSPSGSSFHVFDQGRFSKEVLPKFFKHNNMASFIRQLNMYGFRKVVHIEQGGLLKPERDDTEFQHPFFIRGEEHLLENIKRKVNVSSVRPDEVKISTEEVNKILSDVQLMKGKQETIDSRINTMKHENEALWREVASLRQKHSQQQKVVNKLIQFLVSLIQTNRILGVKRKIPLMLNDSSSAHSLPKYSRPLSLEHMQAAASLLSADSPISSGPIISDITELTSPITEGVASDWTDAGESQLVDIKDDLPSPDVEVCPVLEGGATPVDTPLSPTTFINSILQDNETQPTANPTPAIVEMSSASSGPLPPAPTSQSSSPLSSLISGSSPTQQKCQTIACIDRSELCSHVDTVDNSLENLQTVLNTQTFTFDTMPLLEFLGSSSSSGEFDLDSLDNLLSDELPKDTGGSSSMSDTGKQLVQYTATPPEADLPSLLELAEPFLSPDPPTDDPAAALLSHAHHDSDL